The DNA segment GCGCATTTAGCGCCATATGCTCACCCGAGGCGCCCAACACGAAGCGGACGGTGCGCCCGAATACTACCGCTTCCCCTGCGCGCGAGGCTGCGTCGTAGGAGAGGAGGCGCAATTCGCAGTCTGCCGACCGGCCATAATGAATGACGCGCAGCTGCCGCTCCTGTGCAGCCGCATGGACAATTTCCCACTGGTCCATGTCGCGGTTGAGGATGGCGGTTCCACCCGGCGCCATGCCAAGGAAGATCGCGCTCTTCGTACGGGCGATGTCGGCCACGCTGCTCCCGTTGGTCAGGTGCGCGGGCGCTATGTTGGTAAAGATGGCGATATCAGGCCGCGCAAGCCGGGCGCTATGCGCCATGCGGCCCACCGCAAGCTCCAGGACGATGTGCTTTGCTTCCGGCGGCATGGAGGCGAGGTTCCAGGCAACGCCATGCGGCAGATTTCCGCTGTGAGCGCTGTGGCCGACCGGGCCGAACGGCTCTAGCGCGTGAGCGACCATCGCGACGGCAGTCGTCTTCCCGGCGCTGCCAGTGATTGCGATCACCGGCACGCGAAGGCGCTGGCGCGCCGCCCGACCCAATGCCAAAATTGCTTCGCCGGTGTCATCCACTCGAAGCACCGGCAACCCTGCGGGCAAACCCACCAGTTCACCGTCTGTGACCACCGCGGCTGCCGAAGGCGAAAGGCTGGCAAGCGCCGCTGGCCGCATGCCACGGCTGGTATCAAGCGCACGCACCACCGCGATCTGACCGGGCTGATAAGTCGGGGGATGGATGCAGACGCCGTTTGCCGACCAGCCTGCCGGCGGCGGCGCGCTCCAGCTTCCGCCGGTCGCGGCCGCGAGCCGGTCGGCATTCCACAGGGCGGCAGCCCCTGGCGTCGCGGCGGTCTGCCGCAGGGGCTGACCCGTGGTGCGATAGTGATGGTAGGCGACGAGGCCGGAGAGATAATGCTCCACATCATCGATCCGCACGCGAAAGCCCTGATGGCGGATGAAGAAGCTGCCGGCGATCCGATCGGGCCGTGCGAAATCCATGGCCAGTTCGGGCCAGAAATGCCCGTTCAGCAGATGGCGGACGCGCGCTTCCAGCGCTTCATTGAAGCGATCGGCATCCACTTCGGCCAGGAGATGGCGGTGCTCGGGAAGCTCGGCAATGCGCGACAGCATGGCATGAGCCGCCATCATCAGTTCGAGCAGGGTGGGGAAGGTCGTGATCCGGTCACGAACGAAGTCGAGATAACCGGCGATATTGTTGATACCGAAGCGGAAGTAGCGCTCCTCCGGCCGCACCAGTGTGAGCTCGTTTGTGCAATAACCCAGCCAATGGTCGTGGTGGCGCCAATGCTCGGCGGCGATGAAGTGGTCGTAGGCGCGCTCCACCACCGCGAGCCATCGCGGATCGCCGGTAAGCTGGTGAAGGCGCATCAGCGCGAAAGTCGCCTCCCCATCGTAATAAACGGTGCGGAACGGCTGCACGACCTGAAGATCCGGATAATGCAGCACATGGACGAAGGCGCCGGTCGCGGGATCCTGCATGAAGCGGATGCCGAGGGCCAGTCGATCCATCAGCGGCAGGTGGTCGCGGCAGCCGGTCACCTGTGCATGCCGAGCAAGCGCCAAGATCGCGACGGCATTGCCGCCAAGCTTGATCTCGTCACCCACGTCTACCAAGAACGCCGCCTCGCTGCCGTCCGGAAGCGTCGCAGGACCGATCAACTCGCGCAGTAAGTATCGGAGCGAGCGCTCGATTGCCGCGGCCAAATCCGGATCCCGCACCAGCTCCCACGCTTCAATCATCGCGTAGGTGGAACTGGCGTGCCGCAGCGTGTTGTACGCGTCGATCTGCCGGTCGAAGCAGGGGTGATATCCGTAGATGAAGCGACCATCGTCGCCGACCTGACGAGCGAGATGGCCCGCGCCCTCGCGAACCAGGGAGGCGACGTCTTCGGCTGCGAGCGAATCGATCCGGCGGCGGCCCCGCTCCAACCCGCTTTCGTGGAGGAGCACGCAAGTCCCAGCATCATCGGCGAAGGCACTGCGCGTCGAGAAGACGAACAGCCGTCCGTCGTCACCAAAGTCGATCTGCGGAGGCTGGCCATATTTGCGGCGGACGTAATGGTTGAAGTTGCGCTCGTTTAGCACCGCATGGGCAACCGCGTTGCCACCGTAGAGCATCGCGTTGGCGTTGAGCTCCTGCTCCAGGAAAGCGTGCTGGAAATCGGCATCGAGCGCGATCCCACAGCGGAAGTAGTTGCGCTTCGTCTGGCGCAAGCTGGCCCTGAGTTCCTTCCAGCTGGTATCTTCGAGTTGATCGACCAGATCCACGCGAAGCCACTTGATCGGCGTGAGACGGGATGCCTCGTGCACGGCCGTCACGAGGCAGGACCAAGCTTCTTCGAACGAGGGCGCCCGAAAGTTGAGCACCTGGGCACGCTGCGTCCCGGACGTGAAGGATGCGAAGAGGATCGTGCC comes from the Sphingomonas sp. OV641 genome and includes:
- a CDS encoding Mur ligase family protein, with protein sequence MSIGQMLASLHRLISTLPPVLGDNRQGTILFASFTSGTQRAQVLNFRAPSFEEAWSCLVTAVHEASRLTPIKWLRVDLVDQLEDTSWKELRASLRQTKRNYFRCGIALDADFQHAFLEQELNANAMLYGGNAVAHAVLNERNFNHYVRRKYGQPPQIDFGDDGRLFVFSTRSAFADDAGTCVLLHESGLERGRRRIDSLAAEDVASLVREGAGHLARQVGDDGRFIYGYHPCFDRQIDAYNTLRHASSTYAMIEAWELVRDPDLAAAIERSLRYLLRELIGPATLPDGSEAAFLVDVGDEIKLGGNAVAILALARHAQVTGCRDHLPLMDRLALGIRFMQDPATGAFVHVLHYPDLQVVQPFRTVYYDGEATFALMRLHQLTGDPRWLAVVERAYDHFIAAEHWRHHDHWLGYCTNELTLVRPEERYFRFGINNIAGYLDFVRDRITTFPTLLELMMAAHAMLSRIAELPEHRHLLAEVDADRFNEALEARVRHLLNGHFWPELAMDFARPDRIAGSFFIRHQGFRVRIDDVEHYLSGLVAYHHYRTTGQPLRQTAATPGAAALWNADRLAAATGGSWSAPPPAGWSANGVCIHPPTYQPGQIAVVRALDTSRGMRPAALASLSPSAAAVVTDGELVGLPAGLPVLRVDDTGEAILALGRAARQRLRVPVIAITGSAGKTTAVAMVAHALEPFGPVGHSAHSGNLPHGVAWNLASMPPEAKHIVLELAVGRMAHSARLARPDIAIFTNIAPAHLTNGSSVADIARTKSAIFLGMAPGGTAILNRDMDQWEIVHAAAQERQLRVIHYGRSADCELRLLSYDAASRAGEAVVFGRTVRFVLGASGEHMALNALAALAAVMALGHPVEPAIEALGGFRSLPGRGETVTLAVDGKQVTLIDDAYNANPVSMAAALADLAERPGLRRMAVLGEMAELGEAEASLHTGLATAIDPRIDRVHVAGPLWSGLWNALPAAQRGMHAETLADLQALLRTDLNDGDVVLFKGSNSRRIHELVVWLKSLSASFAPPLLKAPVPRPAAAQSRLLYDVDASRMVFAEQPEAVHHPAALAKLLTLCLVEERLKELGTSEDELVEISLAAAAVDSRWRLETGERVTIANLMAATAIVGANEAAHALGEWHSGSVEEFTRRMNERAQAIGMAHSRFASPSGIGRGQAITGIDAIRLAAHVLEHAPRVHALSGRQSFEWKGATYPNTNRLIGAIPGVDGLRTGSVGARAHHLLLTLTDQHQRRWIAAVLGAPTRAARDTAARALLSSELPALDAVAVPVRATPR